The Lepus europaeus isolate LE1 chromosome 6, mLepTim1.pri, whole genome shotgun sequence genome includes a window with the following:
- the ATP4B gene encoding potassium-transporting ATPase subunit beta, whose protein sequence is MAALQEKKSCSQRMEEFRHYCWNPDTGQMLGRTLSRWVWISLYYVAFYVVMTGLFALCIYVLMQTIDPYTPDYQDQLKSPGVTLRPDVYGEKGLEIHYNISDNRTWTSLTHTLRSFLAGYSPAAQVDNINCTSKTYFFQESFGAPNHTKFSCKFTVDMLENCSGLTDPGFGFQEGKPCFIIKMNRIVRFLPSNSTPPRVDCTFLDMPHQTLTPLQVEYYPPNGTFSLHYFPYYGKKAQPHYSNPLVAAKLLNVPTNTEVVVLCKILADHVTFDNPHDPYEGKVEFKLKIQK, encoded by the exons ATGGCCGCCCTGCAGGAGAAGAAGTCGTGTAGCCAGCGCATGGAGGAGTTCCGCCACTACTGCTGGAACCCGGACACGGGCCAGATGCTGGGCCGCACCCTGTCCCGCTGGG tgTGGATCAGCCTCTACTACGTGGCCTTCTACGTGGTGATGACCGGGCTGTTTGCCCTGTGCATCTACGTGCTCATGCAAACCATCGACCCCTACACGCCTGACTACCAGGACCAGCTGAAGTCGCCAG GCGTAACCTTAAGGCCAGACGTGTACGGGGAGAAGGGCCTGGAAATCCACTACAACATCTCTGACAACCGCACCTGGACCAGCCTCACGCACACCCTGCGAAGCTTTCTGGCAG GTTACTCGCCCGCAGCCCAGGTGGACAACATCAACTGCACCTCCAAGACCTACTTCTTCCAGGAGAGCTTCGGGGCTCCCAACCACACCAAGTTCTCCTGCAAGTTCACGGTGGACATGCTGGAGAACTGCTCCGGCCTCACCGACCCCGGCTTCGGCTTCCAGGAGGGAAAGCCCTGCTTCATCATCAAGATGAACAGG ATTGTCAGGTTCCTGCCCAGCAACAGCACGCCCCCCCGCGTGGACTGCACCTTCCTG GACATGCCCCACCAGACCCTCACGCCGCTGCAGGTCGAGTACTATCCCCCCAACGGCACCTTCAGCCTCCACTACTTCCCGTACTATGGAAAGAAAGCGCAG ccgcACTACAGCAACCCTCTGGTGGCCGCCAAGCTCCTCAATGTGCCCACGAACACAGAGGTCGTGGTCCTCTGCAAGATCCTGGCCGATCACGTGACCTTCGACAATCCGCACGACCCCTACGAGGGGAAAGTGGAGTTCAAGCTCAAGATCCAGAAGTGA